One window of Rasiella rasia genomic DNA carries:
- a CDS encoding mechanosensitive ion channel domain-containing protein, with protein sequence MNSDFFYIHGIQSICVIAILIILRWVLVVVTKRAARKFERVEHRTGLIVKHINYATLFLLSLSLVLIWGVDFKNFGSVILSVFAVIGVGFFAQWSILSNITSGIIMFFIFPYKIGDFVKIHDKEHQYEGIIDDIKTFHIILKTDKGETITYPNSLILQKGVSVLKPDEINLADSLFHPEATEDEKEDKNVKEQPID encoded by the coding sequence ATGAATAGCGACTTCTTTTACATACATGGTATACAATCTATTTGTGTTATAGCCATACTAATTATTCTGCGCTGGGTCTTGGTGGTTGTAACCAAAAGAGCAGCTAGAAAATTTGAACGCGTAGAGCACCGTACTGGACTTATTGTTAAACATATAAATTACGCCACGCTCTTCCTGTTATCCTTATCTCTTGTACTAATTTGGGGAGTCGATTTTAAGAATTTTGGCTCGGTTATTCTTTCAGTTTTTGCTGTTATTGGGGTTGGTTTTTTCGCGCAATGGTCTATTTTGAGTAATATAACAAGCGGAATTATCATGTTTTTTATCTTTCCGTATAAGATAGGCGATTTTGTGAAAATTCATGACAAAGAGCATCAATATGAAGGAATTATAGACGACATTAAAACTTTTCATATCATTCTTAAAACTGACAAAGGCGAAACAATTACTTACCCCAACAGCCTGATACTCCAAAAAGGAGTAAGCGTTTTAAAACCAGATGAAATTAATCTTGCCGATTCGCTTTTTCATCCAGAGGCAACAGAAGATGAAAAGGAAGACAAAAATGTTAAAGAACAGCCAATAGATTAG
- a CDS encoding PIG-L family deacetylase, which yields MLKKIHVLLLFFVAGFTISFAQQPAKPTASELYHNLQKVNFLGSALYIAAHPDDENTRLISYLANDLKARTAYLSLTRGDGGQNLIGPEIRELLGVIRTQELLAARRTDGGQQLFTRANDFGYSKHPDETLAIWNKEEVLSDVVRAIRKFKPDVIVNRFNHRNPGSTHGHHTSSAMLSVEAFDLLNDATKYPASAETYGTWQPKRLFFNTSWWFYGSRENFEKADKSNLVEVQTGNYYPQLGLSNGEIASLSRSMHKSQGFGSTGSRGAQTEYLEFLKGDFPDDNTNIFDGINTTWSRLEGGAAIGAILNPLAENFNFKNPSAMLPDLIKAYDLVKNLKDTHWRAIKLKQLETLILDCGGIFLEAAANTNAVNPNGSYDVTLEAINRSEFPVVVTGIKSKDGSVLLALNETLAPNEKKEFELTIEKASTKISAPYWLNEQGTLGMYKAPEAMIGMPETPTPEQLIFDIQIQTTKLNVVRDVVYKYTDPVKGEVYQPLEILPAVTSSIPEKVLIFSSEASREIPVIVTAGRDNITGTVTLQHPKGWIVSPSQGVFNIKAKGQAQTLKFTVTPPKNQSEGALTSLVQLGDQYFESELITIDYDHIPYQRVLLPSQAKVVRIGIEKKGENIGYIEGAGDAIPQSLKEIGYNVTTISPDAITASNLKQFDAVVVGIRAYNTVPELAFKQTALNSYVENGGTLLLQYNTAHRMVTKDIAPYSITLSRDRVTDEFSDVSILAPKHTVLNSPNKITQADFEGWVQERGLYFPSEWDDAFTPILGMNDKGYSETKGSLLVAPFGKGHYIYTGLSFFRELPAGVPGAYRLFANLLSIGK from the coding sequence ATGCTAAAAAAAATACATGTATTGCTACTATTTTTTGTAGCTGGATTTACCATTTCTTTCGCACAACAACCAGCCAAACCAACTGCTTCAGAACTATATCACAATTTACAAAAGGTTAACTTTTTAGGTTCTGCACTCTATATTGCGGCACACCCAGACGATGAAAACACACGTCTGATTTCATATTTGGCAAACGACTTAAAAGCGCGTACCGCATATTTATCACTTACCAGAGGAGATGGTGGCCAAAACCTTATCGGTCCAGAAATTAGAGAGTTATTAGGCGTTATTCGTACACAAGAATTACTGGCCGCGCGTCGCACAGATGGTGGGCAACAGTTATTTACACGCGCTAACGATTTTGGGTACTCTAAACATCCAGATGAAACCTTAGCGATATGGAATAAAGAAGAAGTGTTAAGTGATGTTGTTCGTGCTATCCGAAAGTTTAAACCAGACGTAATAGTAAATAGATTTAACCATCGAAACCCAGGTTCTACTCATGGGCACCACACCTCATCTGCTATGTTAAGTGTTGAAGCTTTCGATTTGTTAAACGACGCTACAAAATATCCCGCTTCTGCAGAAACTTATGGAACATGGCAACCTAAACGCCTTTTCTTTAATACCTCATGGTGGTTTTACGGAAGTAGAGAAAATTTTGAAAAAGCAGACAAGAGTAATTTGGTTGAAGTGCAAACTGGAAATTATTATCCACAACTTGGGCTCTCTAACGGAGAAATCGCCTCTCTTAGTCGTAGCATGCACAAATCGCAAGGTTTTGGAAGCACTGGTTCTCGAGGTGCACAAACTGAGTACTTAGAATTTCTAAAAGGCGATTTCCCGGATGATAACACTAACATTTTTGATGGCATTAACACTACATGGTCTCGCTTGGAAGGCGGTGCTGCCATAGGTGCTATACTAAATCCGTTAGCTGAAAATTTCAACTTTAAAAATCCGTCGGCAATGTTGCCAGACCTCATTAAGGCCTACGATTTGGTTAAAAATTTGAAAGACACACATTGGCGTGCTATTAAATTAAAACAATTAGAAACCTTGATACTTGATTGCGGTGGTATTTTCTTAGAGGCTGCAGCCAACACCAATGCAGTAAACCCTAACGGTTCTTATGATGTAACACTAGAGGCAATTAATAGAAGTGAGTTTCCTGTAGTAGTTACTGGTATTAAAAGTAAAGATGGCTCGGTTTTACTAGCCCTAAATGAAACCTTAGCACCTAACGAAAAGAAAGAATTTGAACTTACAATAGAGAAAGCTTCAACAAAGATATCGGCACCGTATTGGCTCAATGAACAAGGAACACTTGGAATGTACAAAGCTCCTGAAGCCATGATAGGAATGCCCGAAACTCCAACGCCAGAACAACTAATCTTCGATATACAAATACAGACGACGAAACTAAATGTTGTACGAGATGTGGTATACAAATACACAGACCCGGTAAAAGGAGAAGTCTATCAGCCCCTAGAAATATTACCTGCTGTTACTTCTAGTATTCCAGAAAAGGTTTTAATTTTTTCTTCGGAAGCTTCTCGCGAAATACCAGTAATTGTAACTGCCGGACGAGATAATATTACGGGCACTGTAACCCTACAACATCCTAAGGGATGGATTGTTTCGCCATCGCAAGGCGTTTTCAATATTAAAGCAAAAGGTCAAGCACAGACACTAAAATTTACAGTAACTCCGCCTAAAAATCAAAGCGAAGGCGCGCTTACTTCTTTAGTGCAACTAGGCGATCAATATTTTGAAAGCGAATTGATAACCATTGATTACGATCACATTCCGTATCAACGGGTGTTATTACCAAGTCAGGCAAAAGTTGTGCGCATAGGCATTGAAAAGAAAGGTGAGAATATTGGTTATATAGAAGGAGCAGGAGATGCTATTCCGCAGAGTTTAAAAGAAATTGGATACAATGTAACCACTATTAGTCCAGATGCTATCACTGCTTCAAATCTAAAGCAATTTGATGCTGTTGTGGTTGGTATAAGAGCCTACAATACGGTTCCCGAGCTTGCTTTTAAGCAGACGGCATTGAATAGCTATGTAGAAAATGGCGGAACGCTATTATTGCAATACAATACAGCACACCGTATGGTAACAAAAGATATTGCGCCATATTCAATTACTTTATCTCGAGATCGTGTAACAGATGAATTTAGCGACGTCTCTATTTTGGCACCAAAGCATACCGTTTTAAACAGTCCGAACAAAATTACACAAGCCGATTTTGAAGGTTGGGTACAAGAACGCGGTTTGTACTTCCCAAGCGAATGGGATGATGCCTTTACCCCTATTTTGGGAATGAACGACAAGGGTTATTCAGAAACCAAAGGTTCTTTATTAGTAGCTCCCTTCGGAAAAGGTCATTATATTTATACAGGTTTAAGTTTTTTTAGAGAATTACCTGCTGGTGTGCCTGGTGCGTATCGATTATTCGCTAACTTATTATCGATTGGAAAATAA
- a CDS encoding sodium:solute symporter — protein sequence MHNYDWYVLIGTLLFIVLYGTYKARGSKNVTDYLKGGNDSRWWTIGLSVMATQASAITFLSTPGQAFHSGMGFVQFYFGLPIAMVIICLVFIPIYHRLKVFTAYEYLETRFDLKTRTLTAILFLVQRGLAAGITIFAPAIILSAVLGWNLLYLNIIIGVLVIIYTVSGGTKAVSVTQKQQMGVIFLGMFIAFLIILNYLPLDITFNKALEIAGASGKMDVLDFSFDFNNRYTFWSGIIGGTFLALSYFGTDQSQVQRYLSGKSVKQSQMGLIMNGLLKVPMQFFILLVGVMVFVFYQFNASPLHFNPSAVKDVMNSEYASEYTALEDEKAAIDLALIKAQKAYSKTKVSAEQEALSKQIGTLQQEEEGLREQSKAIIKKANPDAETNDKDYVFIHFILTNLPRGLIGLLLAVILSAAMSSTASELNALGSTTTIDLYKRNRPGRTDKQYVNASKWFTMMWGVIAILIASVANLFENLIELVNIIGSIFYGNVLGIFLLAFFIKYIKSNATFIAALITQAIVIVVWYMDVMPYLWLNVFGCILVISIAFLVQLIIGNNTKKSITS from the coding sequence ATGCATAATTACGATTGGTATGTACTTATTGGCACACTACTTTTTATTGTGCTTTATGGAACCTACAAAGCACGTGGGAGTAAGAATGTGACCGATTACCTCAAGGGCGGTAACGATTCTAGATGGTGGACCATCGGGCTTAGTGTTATGGCAACCCAAGCCAGTGCAATTACCTTCCTCTCAACTCCCGGACAGGCATTTCATAGCGGAATGGGGTTTGTGCAATTTTATTTCGGCTTGCCCATTGCCATGGTAATTATATGTTTGGTATTTATTCCAATTTACCATCGCTTAAAAGTATTTACAGCATACGAATATCTAGAAACACGTTTCGATTTAAAAACACGAACGCTCACGGCAATTTTATTTTTAGTGCAACGCGGGCTAGCTGCCGGAATCACCATTTTTGCTCCCGCCATCATCTTATCTGCAGTTTTAGGATGGAATTTACTATACCTAAATATTATTATCGGTGTACTTGTTATTATTTACACAGTGAGCGGTGGTACTAAAGCGGTATCTGTCACCCAAAAACAACAAATGGGAGTTATCTTTCTAGGAATGTTTATTGCGTTTCTAATAATTCTGAATTACTTACCATTAGATATTACTTTCAACAAAGCACTTGAAATTGCTGGAGCTAGTGGCAAGATGGATGTATTAGACTTTTCATTCGATTTTAACAATCGATATACTTTTTGGAGTGGTATTATTGGAGGTACTTTTTTGGCCTTGTCTTACTTTGGAACCGATCAGAGTCAGGTGCAACGATATCTATCAGGAAAGTCCGTAAAACAGAGTCAGATGGGTTTAATCATGAACGGACTCTTAAAAGTGCCTATGCAATTTTTTATTCTTTTGGTTGGGGTTATGGTATTCGTTTTCTATCAATTTAACGCATCACCACTTCATTTTAATCCGTCTGCTGTAAAAGATGTAATGAATAGTGAATATGCATCAGAATATACGGCTCTTGAAGATGAAAAAGCAGCAATCGACCTTGCCTTAATCAAGGCACAAAAAGCCTATTCAAAAACTAAAGTTTCCGCAGAGCAAGAAGCACTAAGCAAACAAATTGGAACCCTTCAGCAAGAAGAAGAAGGACTTAGAGAACAATCTAAAGCCATTATTAAGAAAGCAAACCCAGATGCAGAAACTAACGATAAGGATTATGTGTTTATACATTTTATCTTGACAAACCTTCCCCGTGGGCTCATAGGCTTGTTACTAGCGGTTATTTTAAGTGCTGCGATGTCTTCTACAGCTTCAGAACTTAACGCATTAGGATCTACGACAACAATCGATTTGTATAAGAGGAATAGACCTGGGAGAACAGACAAACAGTATGTAAACGCAAGTAAATGGTTTACCATGATGTGGGGAGTAATTGCCATTCTCATTGCTTCGGTGGCAAATTTATTTGAAAATTTAATTGAATTGGTAAATATTATTGGTTCAATTTTCTACGGAAATGTTCTAGGTATTTTCCTGCTAGCCTTTTTTATCAAATACATAAAGAGCAACGCTACTTTTATTGCAGCACTCATTACACAGGCAATTGTAATTGTTGTTTGGTACATGGACGTTATGCCGTATTTATGGCTTAATGTGTTTGGTTGTATTTTGGTTATTAGTATCGCTTTTTTAGTACAACTTATCATTGGAAACAACACCAAAAAATCTATAACTAGTTAA
- a CDS encoding SRPBCC family protein codes for MKNFDWTQFTRKIAIEASLQEIYDAWTIPAELERWFLSDASFLTSEGEERNKSESIQTNDTYAWKWYLWEGTETGTIRTANKKDTIAFTFAADDCIVTVSLKPYSKGTIVSLHQGNIPTTDKDKETIRLGCDSGWSFFLVNLKSVYEGGLDLRNKNPKLKKMLNA; via the coding sequence ATGAAAAATTTTGACTGGACACAATTTACCCGTAAAATTGCCATAGAGGCCTCTCTACAAGAAATTTACGATGCTTGGACAATTCCAGCTGAACTAGAACGATGGTTTTTAAGCGATGCTTCATTTCTCACTTCGGAAGGTGAAGAACGAAACAAATCTGAATCGATTCAAACTAACGACACCTACGCTTGGAAATGGTATTTGTGGGAAGGAACCGAAACAGGAACCATACGCACCGCAAACAAAAAAGACACTATTGCCTTTACATTTGCCGCAGACGACTGTATTGTTACAGTTTCGCTGAAGCCATACAGCAAAGGCACGATTGTTTCACTGCATCAGGGAAATATACCCACAACAGATAAGGACAAAGAAACTATTAGATTAGGGTGTGACAGTGGCTGGTCTTTTTTTCTAGTTAACCTTAAGTCTGTTTATGAAGGCGGTTTAGATTTAAGAAATAAAAATCCGAAGTTGAAAAAGATGCTGAATGCTTAA